In Pseudohongiella acticola, the sequence CGCTGACTGGCGGACTCCAGTTGTTCGAAGGTGCCACCATAGTCGAGCCAGTATCCGGCGGGCAGATCGACTTCCTGCTCCAACCGTCCCCGGATCTCATCCACAAAACCACCCAGGTCACGATCACGAACGTTGGCGGTAACCACAACCCGTCTTTTGCCGTTTTCGCGGCTGATCTGGTTAGGTGCGGGTGCCAGTTCCAACTCTGCCACTTCCGATAACGGTACATAGCCCCCGTCAGGAAGCGGCACGGGCAGATCCGCCAGGCTATCCACATCGCGGCGGATTTCTTCGGGCAACCGGACCACTAACTGGAAACGGCGATCGCCTTCGTAAATCAGGCCAGCATTCTCGCCACCGACGCCTGCTGCCACCAGGTCCTGCATGTCATCAACAGTCAGGCCGTAGCGCGACAGTGCCATGCGTTTGGGGTGAACCGAAAGCATGGGCAACCCAGTGACCTGTTCCAGTCGGGCATCAGCTGCGCCGGTGACCGACTCAACCACTTCCAGCACCTCAGTGGCCGAGGCAAGCAACTGATCCAGGTCATCACCGAATACCTTGATGCCCAGATCTGCCCGCACCCCTGAGATCAGCTCATTAAAACGCATCTCGATGGGCTGGGTGAACTCATAGTTGTTGCCGGGCAATTCTTCCACCGCCGCCTGGATTTCTGCGATCAGCGTATCCCTTGGTTTATCTGGCTCGGGCCACTCCTCGTTCGGCTTGAGAATCACAAAGTTGTCGGCCACGTTGGGCGGCATGGGATCGGTGGCGACCTCTGGCGTGCCGATTCGCGCAAAGACCTTGTCTACCTCCGGGAACTCCTTGATACGCTGCTCAAGCTGTTCCTGCATGGCAATCGACTGCTCCAGACCCGTGCCCGGAATGCGAAGTGCATGTAAGGCGATATCCCCTTCGTTAAGTTGCGGGATGAACTCAGAACCGAGCGTTGTCGCCAACCACAGACTGGCAGCCAGCAACACACCGGCACCGGTGAGTACCATCAAACGGAACCTTAGCGCGAGCTCCAATGCCGGACGGTAAAGCTTTTTGGAGACGTTGATGACAGCACTTTCCTTTTCCCGGACCTTGCCGGTCATGAACACAGCAACAGCGGCAGGCACAATGGTCAGCGAGAGCAGCATCGCGGAAAGCAGCGCCATGACAACCGTAGCGGCCATGGGATGGAACATCTTGCCCTCGACACCGGTGAGGGAGAAGATGGGGATGTACACTACGGTAATGATGGCCACACCGAACAGGCTGGGTCGGATAACCTCTGAGGTCGCTTCGTACACTAGCTGCAGCCGTTCCTTCAACGGTTGTCGTCCGCCACTGGCGTGCTGTGCTTCGGCCAGGCGTCGGGTGCAATTCTCCACGATGATGACCGCGCCATCGACAATGAGACCAAAATCCAACGCCCCCAGACTCATCAGGTTGGCGGAAACGCCGGTGCGCACCATGCCGGTAATAGTGGCAAGCATGGCCAGCGGAATCACTGCTGCGGTGATCAGAGCCGCGCGTAGATTGCCCAACAGCAGAAATAGCACGACAATCACCAGTAGCGCGCCTTCCAGCAGATTCTTCTCCACTGTAGCGATGGCTTTGTCAACTAATGTAGTACGGTCATAGACGGTTTCCAGTCGCACACCTTGCGGCAAGGAAGGACGGATCTCCTCCAGCCGTGCGGCGATGGCGCGAGCAACACTGCGGGAGTTTTCGCCCACCAACATCATGGCGGTGCCCAACACCGTTTCCACGCCATCGCGGGTGGCCGCACCCGTGCGCAACTCCTTGCCGATGGCCACCGTTGCGACATCCGCGATCCTGACAGGGGCGCCATTGCGATTGGCTATCACCACCTGCTCAATGTCACTGATGGTCTGCAATTGACCAGGCGAGCGTACCAACAACTGTTGACCTTCGCGCTCTATATAACCGGCACCACGATTAGCGTTGTTATTCTGCAATGCTGCAACAACGTCTTCGAGGCTGACGCCCAGCTCAAGCAGCTTTACCGGATAAGGGGTCACATGATATTGCTTATCGTAGCCGCCAATGGAGTTGACTTCGATGACACCCGGTACTTGGGCAAGTTGTGGTTTTATGATCCAGTCCTGCACTTCCCGAAGGGCCGTGGCATCCCAGGGCTCTCCGTTCTCCTGCAGAACGCCTGGGATAGCATCCACGGTGTACATGAAAATCTCACCCAGACCGGTAGAAATAGGTCCCATTTCTGGCTCCATCCCCGGTGGCAGGACACTCTTGATGGAGCCAAGACGCTCGTTGATCAGGTTACGCGCAAAATAGAGATCTGTGCCCTCTTCAAACACAACGGTGACCTGGGACAGGCCGTAGCGTGACAGCGAACGGGTGTAGGACAGATTCGGCAGCCCGTACAGTGCGGTTTCGACCGGGAAGGTGATACGTTGTTCGGCTTCCAGAGGCGAATAGCCGGGGGCTTCTGTGTTGATCTGTACCTGGACGTTGGTAATATCTGGCACCGCATCAATGGGCAGGCGCTGGAAGCTCCAGACCCCTGCCCCAATCAGCACCAGAATCAGGGATAACATAAGATACCGCCTCTCAACCGAGAAGCGTACGATTGCATCAATCATGGTGGCCTCCAGGCTTAGTGGGCGTGTTCTGCGCCGGATTTTTCAATGTCGGCTTTAATGAGATAGCTGTTGTCAACTACATAGCGCTCACCTGCCCGCAATCCGGACAGGACTTCGACAAACTCGCCATCGGTGAGACCGAGCTCCACGGGACGTGCTTCAAATGCGTTGCCTTCCTGGATGAATACAACCTGCGAGTTGTCCAGGGATTGCAATGCACGTCTCTCAATAACCAGCGGCGCCTCCATACGCTCCACCACGATGTGTCCGGTAACCAGACGCCCCGGGGCTAACAAGCCATCAGAATTGTCAATTGGCACTCGGGCAATGACATAGGGAGAGTCATCGCCTTGCGGCAGGATGTCGCGAATGCTGGCCTCGATTTGAGTATCACCAGTATCGATACGGACCATCTGTCCGGGGGCTACCTGTTGGCGTTGACCTGGAAAGATTTTCAGCTCTACCAACAACGTATCAAGCGGGGCGATGGTAAATAAGGTCTGCTCCGCCGCCACCCCGCCCAGATTGGCGTTGCGCTCCAGTACGGTGCCACTTATGGGCGCTGTCACCGTGTAGGTTTGAAGGCTGTCATTAGACTCGACAGCAATAAGCCGGTCACCGGCCTCGACGCTATCGCCCAGGCCTGCATTCACATTGACAATCTGCCCGGGAAAGCGGGCTCGAATGTGTACTATGCTGTCAGGGTCCAGCGTCAATTTTCCGTAACTCACCAACGTTCGAACCAGTGTGCCGTCACCGGCCTCTCTACTACGGATACCGGTCTGCTCAGCCATGTTGGCTGAGATTTCCACGTGGGCGCTCTCCGACTCTTCATGGCCTCCGTGTTGCTCACCCTCTTCGTGTTCACCTTCTTCATGCTCACCGGCTGCCTCATGATTCTGGTGTTCAGCATTTTCTTCATGTTCGTGAGTATCTTGTGCGGCAAGCATCGGAGCTGATGTCATTGCACATAGACTGGCAAGAATAAATAATAAATTAACGTTTTTCATAGTGATTGTCCTTTTTCAGCGATCAGCCAGCGGCTGGGCTGTCAGTTGTTCGATCAAGGCCTGGTTCAGCAGTGCTGTTGCCGCGGTGTCGACCAGAGCACGCTGTGCGGCGAGTAATTCACGTTGTGCGGCCATCCATTCCACATAGCTGTAGCGCCCGCTTTCATAAGCTTCGCGGGTTTGAGTTAGCGCCTCGCTCAGATCAGGTAGCATCTCGTTGCGGATCCGCTCCACGGCGGCTATGCTTTGCTGCCTTTGTTGATAGGCATCAAACAGATATGAATGCAGGTTCAGCAGCGTGGTCTCGCGTCGATACCTGACTTCGTCGCGGGCCGCTCGTGCCGCGCGTACTTCGCCACGGTTACGTTGGACTGGGAACAGTGGCACGGAAAATCCAGCTGTAAATGCGAAGTCATCAGTATCTTCCCTGCGTCGGACACCCACTTGCCAGCCAATGTCGCTTTCGGACTGGCTACGGGCCAGTTGAATCTCTGCTTCGCGCACTCGCTGTTCACTGGCATAGACCTGAATGGCAGGGCTGTCGCTGACGCGCTGGAACAAGGACTCAAAACTGTCGGAAGACCCGAATTGAAACAGATCACCCTGCAACTGACCGAACTCTACCGAAGTGTCCCCCCACAACAGAGCCAGTGCCATCTTTCGGCTAACCAGCTCCGATTGCAGGCGTGACTGTTCAATCTGCCTTTGCGTCAGCGCAGCCCTGGCCCGCAATACCTCAGCCTGGGATGTAGCGCCCTGATTGGCACGCCGGGTAACGATATCAAGTGTCGACTGAGCCAGTGAAATTGCATCAGCGGCAAGTTGAAGTTTCTCCTGCAATGCCAGGGTGGCAACAAAACGCTGAGTGACTTGCCCCAGCAGGTCAAGGGTTTCGGCCCGACGTTCCGCCTCTACAAGTTCTCGCCGCGAATCGACTGCACTGACTCGTGCCTGCCGCTGCCCGCCAAGTTCAAGAGTTGACGACAGTGTCAGGGTAAGCTCCGCGCCCACCAGGCCGCGCGCATCGGCGGTACCAAGAAAGTTCTCGACCTCTGCACCGACTTCCAGTGCCGGGTTCAGGTTGGCCGTTATTCGGCGTCCCTGAAGCCCATCAAGACGCAGGTCAAAGACCTGTAACCGCGGGTTTTGCGCCATGGTGCGGGACATGGCATCGCTCAGGGTGAGCGTGCTATCTGCCGCGTGGACGGCGGTGACATTGAGCGGATATACAATAACCGCCCACAACAATAGGTAAAAAATACGATACGACAATGCGCATCTCCCCGCATACACGGGCAATTTGGCAGGCATGAGAATGCTCCTACGAAAGTCTGAAAAACAGCTATTCCCTGATCAGGGAAGATATAAGCAGTGTCAGGCGATCGGAGGGCGCAGCAGTGGGGGGTGGATGCCTTTCAGCAAGCTGGCTCGATAAACCAGTACAACTGAAGCTTCGGCAATAGCAGGAAGAGATGTCTGTGGTATCACCAACCCCATATGGAAACAGTTATGGTTGTGATGACAATCAGCGCTGGAGTGATGAGACTCGTTTTGAGAAGAATTGCTTTTGTGCACTTCTCTTTCGATATCAGCCGACGCCAACGAGTGCTCATGGTGCGGTGCTGACGCGTGGTGAAGCTGCTCTTCATAGGCAATAGAAACCAGTGACTGCAAAGCAATCATTAGCGTTATTGCGATAATGAAACAGCGTTTAATCATAAACTCCACCTAAACACAATCGTGAGTCTAACAGAACCACAATACTAAAGAAAGATCTCCAAATTCTACACGATTCCTGCAGGCGGGTTTTGACCCAGCCTTGAGTGCTGGTAATAAGGTCGTCGACGACGACACATTTCTGTTTATAATGAATAAGGGTTGAACTCATGTAGATCATGCACGAGAATCGCGAGCACTCAAATGGTTGTTAGGTATCAACGCGGCTAAGTTTGCTCTAGAGTTAGCAGTCGTCTGGATAGCGTAGTCTACTGGCTTGATCGTAGATTCGTTAGATATGTTCGCAGATGCCGCAGTTTACGGGCTGGCACTATATGCAGTGGGGCGCGCCAGCAGCTTGAAGTTACATGCAGCCCATCTGCCGGGCCTTTTACAGATGCTGCTCGCGTTGAGCGTACTTAGTGAGGTCGTGCGACGTTTCTTTTTGTGTAGTGAGGATGTTTCCGGATTGATGACAGGCTTTCGGGTGCAAGCGTTAACAGCCAACATCGCTTGTCTCACAATAATCCATCGCGAAAAAATCAGCGGCTCACATATGAATGCCAACTGGATTTTCTCGCCCAATGACTTTATCGCCAATTATGGCGCCATTCTCGCCGGTGTGTTGGTCTGGCCAGTATCAAGTTATCCAGACATGGTGATTGGTTTTATTATTGGTTTCATCGTATTAAACGGTGCCTGACGCATTCTTCAGCTTAAAAATTATCACGTTGGACATTTTTACGTGCTTCTATGATGAGCACTACCTTGAACAACACGTTAATTCCCCCGTTTACAATAGAACCATCAAGCGGGGCGTAAATATCCCTTAATTGAGGACTCGATAGGCTGCCTGTGTAGATCGTGTCGAATCGTGTTTGACAGCTAGAGCCTAGATAGAGAAAAGGGTTCGGCGATTTCGACCACACCCGCACCTGCAACAACGGAGGTGGCTCCTATCAGGAACCGGCGCCGAGGCTCATTCTCTTCAGTCATTTCATGCCTATCCTCTGTTTATTTGCTGCCTTACCACTGTGGCAATGGACTGCGCATCAGACTGATTCGCTCGTAATAAACCTGACGTATCCAAAGTGCCGCCTTGATTGCAGTATCCAAAAGCGATACATCGATCAACGCCAAGATCCAGAGGGCGGCAGACACCGAGCAATATTTCCGGTCGCAGGTGTGATACAAAAATTCGCAAACGAATGTCATCGGGAAACAGGCTCGTGTGGGCAGCCACATCGCTGACATAAGTCTGCTCATAAAGGTCTCGCGGTTGGCGAAAGCGACCCGGTTCCAACAGGTACGTTATGCGGCATTGAATACCTTGTTTAGACAAAGTGCGTTTTACCTCCTGACAAATGCCTAATTGATAGGCGCCTACCGCGACCAGTTGTACCGGTGCACCGTCAGTCTTATCCAACGTCAATGCGCCCTGCTCTGCCAACTGGGCTGCCTGCTTGGGTGTGAATACTGTAACAACGTCATTTTTGGGAATCGTCATCCCCCAGATTTGACCCTGGGTCTGGTAACAGGCATCGAGGCAGGCGACAGCACTATTGGCATCGGCGGGATACACAACTCTCGCCATATCGCTCATTTCCCCCAGCAGTACCTCGCCAAAGGCGGAATCCTGATGGGATTGTTCATTCTTTCCGTTCTCCCATAGATGCGAGGTGGCAATCACCGGCACCGACAGCCAGCCCGGCGGTCGCCCCAGCGCTTTTTGATGGCGCGCAAAAATGATTTCCTGGCGCACTGCACCGATCATTTTCATGGCGAAGGCTTCATAGCTCACCACCAGGTTCAGACCGCCTTTGTTTCCCAGCGCCGCGTTTACGACCGCCTCTTCATTGAGTGCGGTAATCACCGAGCCGTGAATGGATTCGGCCACACCCTGTTCTGGCTTCAGCACCCGGTGCTTGAGCAAATCCAGTGTCTTGCCCATCCGGTTGCTACTCAGCTCATCCGGGTTGCCGATACGGACCCGCCTATCGGGATTACCAAGGTGCCATTCGCAGAATCGCGCGTCCACCGCTGCCATCGGCGATATCGGGTCGCCCTCGGTTTGCCATTGTGGTTCTGTGGGAGATTGAAGCATGACGTTGCGCATACACAGGGCATGATGTTTTTCTGATACGCGATTATCGGCCTCATGCTGCGCAATTTGTGAGATAGCCAGTTCCAGCTCACTTCGCGGAAGAAATAATTTGGCCGCATGTTCGTTAAACAAGTTGCGGGAGTGTTCATCAATACCGGGGTTACCCGGTAGGGGCGTGCCGTGGGCGGCATTGGTACCGGCACCGTAAAAGCCGTAGCCTTTTTCTGTTTCCGCTATTAGGTAAGGCAGCTTCACCGGATAGTGCATATGGCCTTCACGGATGTGCGCGCTGCAGGCTTCCAGCCGCGCTTCGGATTCAAAAATACCCCAGACAAACGCCGCCGGATCACGCCCGTCGATGGCGATGGGGTGAAAATCATTGTGTTCCAGATGTTCGTAAAACCAGGACAAACCACCTTGCTGATACATTGTGGAACGCTGGTCAATGCGCCTGCCATTGGCAATCATCACCGGTGTCACCAGCCCGCAATCCTCGGCGCGCCACCAGCGGCTGGCCCAGTCGCTACCGCGCTGTTCTTCAAAGGCACCGTCACTTAAAAACGCCACTAGCCTTTCGCCGGATAAGGGCATATGCACGTATTGCAGTTCAGCGAAGCCCAAATAGCCGCCCTCAATCAGGCCACCGGCGGTGTGAGGACTCACATGGCTACCCAGAGGAACGCCGGGGCGACCATCATCCGTTTTGGCGTAGCTGTAAAAATCCTGCGCTAGCTGTGTCAGCCCCTGTTCACTCAACGGATAGCGTTCAGACTGCTCCGGATAGAGGTTTTGCAACAGCACGTTGACCGAATCGATGGCGGCCACACAGTGCCCTTGTCCCATCAACCAACTGCGGGTGATACCGGCCAGGCGATTGGCAGCCATATAGCCCACATAGGCAGGCACCATATTCAGGGAGCCGCCGGTATGCCCCTGAGGGTTAGTTTTAAAATCTGATGGCCCGAGTGCGCTGCCGCTGAAATCCACTCTGTTGCTATAGGTCATATGCACCACCAACCACATGGACGCGCTGGCAAGGCGATCTGCGGCAGACAATATATCCAGCACTTCATCGATCTGTTTAAACCGTCCTGTACACAGCAGTTGCTGGCAAAGATCGAACACTCTCACCTGCGTTTCGTCCCGGTGTTGGATCACACCATAACCTTCCGCCCAGCGCGCAAAGGAAGGATAGGTATCTCGATATAACTTTGCCCGCTGTTGTGTCCGATGATCGTTTTGTTGATCTATGGCATACATGGAATTTCCTCAATCAGTCAACGACTGAAATTCATTCTAAAAAGAAAAGTGGTGTTGTATGGAGCGCAACATAGAATCCGCCTCATCGGCGGCCACCACCCAACACTGCACTGGTGATGCTGGTTGCGATAAAATCAGTGGTAAAGCAGACTGAACCAGAGGCTCTTTTAATGCAATACCCAAGTGGGAAAGACCGGACAACAAGCGGCAGCAAATATCGACGTTGTTTTCCGCAATACCGCCGCTAAGCACGATACCGTCCAGCCCGCCCAGAATGGCGAAATACGCGCCCAGTGTTTTCTGGAATCGATAACGGAAAAAATCAAACGCCAGCTGGTGTTGAAACTGTTCGCTCGCAAACAAATCCGCCATGTTATCGATTCCGCCGGACAAACCCCGCCAGCCGGATTCGCAATTGAGAACCCTGTCGGTATCCTCGGGCGTCCAACCCTCCTGCCACTGCAACCAGGTCAGCAAACCGGGATCGATATCTCCGCTGCGCGTGCGCATCAACAACCCTTCATTGGGCGTAAAGCCCATGGTGGTATCGACTGGTTTGCCGTCGCGGATGGCGGCCATGGAACAGCCGCTTCCCAGTTGCGCAGTCACCAGGGTGTAGTGTTCGGCCTTGGGCTTCACTGCCTCCCAGTGTTTGACCATGGACTCATGAGCAAAACCGTGAAACCCGTAACGGCGTAATCGATATTTCTCAGTGAGTGCGACGGATAGTCCATAAATCTGTGACAGCACCGGCAGGTCGCTGAAAAACTCACTATCGAAAACCGCAAAAACGGGAATGGAAAATCGGGTATTCCGAAGCTGCTCAATCAGTTCAATGGCCGCCTTATTGTGCAGTGGCGCCAGTGGTATCAGGGTTTGCAGTTGCCGAAAGTTATCGTCGTTGATGGGGAGAGGTTTAAGATATTCAGAGCCCCCGTGTACGACTCTGATAATCACCGCGCGAACATCATGATTTGTCAGCACATCGGTCAGCCAAGGGGGCGCGCCAGGATAAGTCTGCGCAGCTGATTGGCCGACACCTGCTTGCCCAATAGCAACAGGCACCGTTGCACCCGCATATTCAAGCGCCGAGACGTTATGCGTGCTCCACTTGATGGATGAACTACCCGGATTCAACACCAACAGAACCGGTTTGTCATAGCGCGGCAAACTGCTCATCAGCTGGATAATCAGTCGGATGACTGCAAGCGGTTATAAATGGCCGCCAGCAACCACCCGGCGATACCCGCTACCACGAACCAGGCCACCAGCCCGATAACGACACCAGTGAGAGTCAAGTGCCAACCCATCTCATTCAGTTGCATATGCACCATTTCTCCGGACATGGACAACATCATGGAAGGCATTAACATCACCAGCAGACTGCAAGCCAGCCACAGTATCGCCGCGGTAATCGCGCTGGCCATCCCGAATTTGAACGCATTAAGTGTCATGATTATTCCTCCGTTTATGGTGGTGTATCTGTGAGAAATTAGTGTCTCTACAAATCCCCGAACCGGTTGGCAGACTGCGCCATACGCATCATTTCGTGCTCTTCCAGGGACCGGAGTGATTCCATCAACTCTTTGGCAGAGGGGATATCCGCCCTGGAGGCGAGATAGCGATACAGTTCAATCACCTGCTGGTGTTGATCGACTATCACCTCCATGATTTGCGGATTATCTCTTCGATTACAGGCGCAAAATGTCACGATAGCCCGCGACATTCACCGCAAACGCGGTGTGCTCCTGCAAGTGCACCCGCATACCTTCAAGGGCTTCCGGGTCACCGTGAATCAGTTGAATTCGAGTAGTATCGGTCAGCGCTGACTGCTGTAACCACTGGGTCAGTTCGAGGTAGTCTGCGTGCCCCGACAAACCGGAGATGACTTTGACAGTGGCTCTCAACGGTACCCAGCCTCCGTGGATTTTCACCGCATCAACACCCTCCAGCATTTTTGCGCCCCGAGTGCCGCCCGCCTGATAACCGGTAAACAGCACCGTGGTTTTAGAATTGCCTAACAGGCGTTTAAAGTGGTGGAGAATACGGCCTCCTGTTGCCATGCCACTGCCAGCGATAACAATATGGGGGAAAGCATGTCCGGCAATCGCCTTCGATTCGTCCACCGTGCGGGTATAGGTCACGCCATCGCATAGGCGGTAGCATTGCTCGTGACTCAACCGGTGCTGATCACTGAACTGGCAGAAAATATCCGATACTTTGATCGCCATGGGGCTGTCGAGATAGATGGGCATTTTGGGGATATCGCCCTGATCCATCAGGGTCGCCAACAGATGTTGCAAGGCCTGCGCCCGCCCTACCGCAAAGGCCGGGACTAGCAGCACGCCGCCGCTTTTGGCGACACGGTTAACAATTTCCGCCAACTGCTGAAACGGATCTTGGGTGTCGTGCCGGCGGTTGCCGTAGGTGGACTCCATCAACAGCAGATCCAGCTCCGGCAATGGTCGAGGGGGGGTCATCAGCACATCATCGAAGCGACCGACATCACCAGAAAAGCCGATTCGTTTCCCTTCCGCTTCAACGATAATGCTGGCGGCGCCGAGAATATGACCGGCAGGCTGTAAATAAAA encodes:
- a CDS encoding acetate/propionate family kinase — encoded protein: MSSLPRYDKPVLLVLNPGSSSIKWSTHNVSALEYAGATVPVAIGQAGVGQSAAQTYPGAPPWLTDVLTNHDVRAVIIRVVHGGSEYLKPLPINDDNFRQLQTLIPLAPLHNKAAIELIEQLRNTRFSIPVFAVFDSEFFSDLPVLSQIYGLSVALTEKYRLRRYGFHGFAHESMVKHWEAVKPKAEHYTLVTAQLGSGCSMAAIRDGKPVDTTMGFTPNEGLLMRTRSGDIDPGLLTWLQWQEGWTPEDTDRVLNCESGWRGLSGGIDNMADLFASEQFQHQLAFDFFRYRFQKTLGAYFAILGGLDGIVLSGGIAENNVDICCRLLSGLSHLGIALKEPLVQSALPLILSQPASPVQCWVVAADEADSMLRSIQHHFSF
- a CDS encoding TolC family protein, which codes for MPAKLPVYAGRCALSYRIFYLLLWAVIVYPLNVTAVHAADSTLTLSDAMSRTMAQNPRLQVFDLRLDGLQGRRITANLNPALEVGAEVENFLGTADARGLVGAELTLTLSSTLELGGQRQARVSAVDSRRELVEAERRAETLDLLGQVTQRFVATLALQEKLQLAADAISLAQSTLDIVTRRANQGATSQAEVLRARAALTQRQIEQSRLQSELVSRKMALALLWGDTSVEFGQLQGDLFQFGSSDSFESLFQRVSDSPAIQVYASEQRVREAEIQLARSQSESDIGWQVGVRRREDTDDFAFTAGFSVPLFPVQRNRGEVRAARAARDEVRYRRETTLLNLHSYLFDAYQQRQQSIAAVERIRNEMLPDLSEALTQTREAYESGRYSYVEWMAAQRELLAAQRALVDTAATALLNQALIEQLTAQPLADR
- a CDS encoding cation transporter; the encoded protein is MIVDSLDMFADAAVYGLALYAVGRASSLKLHAAHLPGLLQMLLALSVLSEVVRRFFLCSEDVSGLMTGFRVQALTANIACLTIIHREKISGSHMNANWIFSPNDFIANYGAILAGVLVWPVSSYPDMVIGFIIGFIVLNGA
- a CDS encoding ubiquinol-cytochrome c reductase iron-sulfur subunit N-terminal domain-containing protein: MTEENEPRRRFLIGATSVVAGAGVVEIAEPFSLSRL
- a CDS encoding MBL fold metallo-hydrolase codes for the protein MKITFVGGTETVTGSKFLLETETTTVLVDCGLFQGYKWLRERNWQTLPLDIDKLDAVLLTHAHLDHSGYIPVLYKRGFRGPVFTHHATKALCQILLADSGHIQEEDAKYYSKHKLGKHAHPEPLYDRQTAEASMRLFQSVEFDEQIEVGDIRFYLQPAGHILGAASIIVEAEGKRIGFSGDVGRFDDVLMTPPRPLPELDLLLMESTYGNRRHDTQDPFQQLAEIVNRVAKSGGVLLVPAFAVGRAQALQHLLATLMDQGDIPKMPIYLDSPMAIKVSDIFCQFSDQHRLSHEQCYRLCDGVTYTRTVDESKAIAGHAFPHIVIAGSGMATGGRILHHFKRLLGNSKTTVLFTGYQAGGTRGAKMLEGVDAVKIHGGWVPLRATVKVISGLSGHADYLELTQWLQQSALTDTTRIQLIHGDPEALEGMRVHLQEHTAFAVNVAGYRDILRL
- a CDS encoding DUF5676 family membrane protein, whose product is MTLNAFKFGMASAITAAILWLACSLLVMLMPSMMLSMSGEMVHMQLNEMGWHLTLTGVVIGLVAWFVVAGIAGWLLAAIYNRLQSSD
- a CDS encoding phosphoketolase family protein, translating into MYAIDQQNDHRTQQRAKLYRDTYPSFARWAEGYGVIQHRDETQVRVFDLCQQLLCTGRFKQIDEVLDILSAADRLASASMWLVVHMTYSNRVDFSGSALGPSDFKTNPQGHTGGSLNMVPAYVGYMAANRLAGITRSWLMGQGHCVAAIDSVNVLLQNLYPEQSERYPLSEQGLTQLAQDFYSYAKTDDGRPGVPLGSHVSPHTAGGLIEGGYLGFAELQYVHMPLSGERLVAFLSDGAFEEQRGSDWASRWWRAEDCGLVTPVMIANGRRIDQRSTMYQQGGLSWFYEHLEHNDFHPIAIDGRDPAAFVWGIFESEARLEACSAHIREGHMHYPVKLPYLIAETEKGYGFYGAGTNAAHGTPLPGNPGIDEHSRNLFNEHAAKLFLPRSELELAISQIAQHEADNRVSEKHHALCMRNVMLQSPTEPQWQTEGDPISPMAAVDARFCEWHLGNPDRRVRIGNPDELSSNRMGKTLDLLKHRVLKPEQGVAESIHGSVITALNEEAVVNAALGNKGGLNLVVSYEAFAMKMIGAVRQEIIFARHQKALGRPPGWLSVPVIATSHLWENGKNEQSHQDSAFGEVLLGEMSDMARVVYPADANSAVACLDACYQTQGQIWGMTIPKNDVVTVFTPKQAAQLAEQGALTLDKTDGAPVQLVAVGAYQLGICQEVKRTLSKQGIQCRITYLLEPGRFRQPRDLYEQTYVSDVAAHTSLFPDDIRLRIFVSHLRPEILLGVCRPLDLGVDRCIAFGYCNQGGTLDTSGLLRANQSDAQSIATVVRQQINRG
- a CDS encoding efflux RND transporter permease subunit → MIDAIVRFSVERRYLMLSLILVLIGAGVWSFQRLPIDAVPDITNVQVQINTEAPGYSPLEAEQRITFPVETALYGLPNLSYTRSLSRYGLSQVTVVFEEGTDLYFARNLINERLGSIKSVLPPGMEPEMGPISTGLGEIFMYTVDAIPGVLQENGEPWDATALREVQDWIIKPQLAQVPGVIEVNSIGGYDKQYHVTPYPVKLLELGVSLEDVVAALQNNNANRGAGYIEREGQQLLVRSPGQLQTISDIEQVVIANRNGAPVRIADVATVAIGKELRTGAATRDGVETVLGTAMMLVGENSRSVARAIAARLEEIRPSLPQGVRLETVYDRTTLVDKAIATVEKNLLEGALLVIVVLFLLLGNLRAALITAAVIPLAMLATITGMVRTGVSANLMSLGALDFGLIVDGAVIIVENCTRRLAEAQHASGGRQPLKERLQLVYEATSEVIRPSLFGVAIITVVYIPIFSLTGVEGKMFHPMAATVVMALLSAMLLSLTIVPAAVAVFMTGKVREKESAVINVSKKLYRPALELALRFRLMVLTGAGVLLAASLWLATTLGSEFIPQLNEGDIALHALRIPGTGLEQSIAMQEQLEQRIKEFPEVDKVFARIGTPEVATDPMPPNVADNFVILKPNEEWPEPDKPRDTLIAEIQAAVEELPGNNYEFTQPIEMRFNELISGVRADLGIKVFGDDLDQLLASATEVLEVVESVTGAADARLEQVTGLPMLSVHPKRMALSRYGLTVDDMQDLVAAGVGGENAGLIYEGDRRFQLVVRLPEEIRRDVDSLADLPVPLPDGGYVPLSEVAELELAPAPNQISRENGKRRVVVTANVRDRDLGGFVDEIRGRLEQEVDLPAGYWLDYGGTFEQLESASQRLAIVVPVTLAIIVALLVMAFGSIKDALIIFSGVPLALTGGVFSLWLRDMPLSISAGVGFIALSGVAVLNGLVMVAFIRDLWHENGDLIKSVTEGALIRLRPVLMTALVAALGFVPMALNTGTGAEVQRPLATVVIGGIISSTLLTLFVLPVLYTLLHRKDKKLKER
- a CDS encoding efflux RND transporter periplasmic adaptor subunit, which translates into the protein MLAAQDTHEHEENAEHQNHEAAGEHEEGEHEEGEQHGGHEESESAHVEISANMAEQTGIRSREAGDGTLVRTLVSYGKLTLDPDSIVHIRARFPGQIVNVNAGLGDSVEAGDRLIAVESNDSLQTYTVTAPISGTVLERNANLGGVAAEQTLFTIAPLDTLLVELKIFPGQRQQVAPGQMVRIDTGDTQIEASIRDILPQGDDSPYVIARVPIDNSDGLLAPGRLVTGHIVVERMEAPLVIERRALQSLDNSQVVFIQEGNAFEARPVELGLTDGEFVEVLSGLRAGERYVVDNSYLIKADIEKSGAEHAH